The genomic segment TGACAATGCAGGCGGTAAGGCGACGAGCGGGGATGAAAAGTGGGCAGTCGCTAAAACAACGCCCAAGGAAGAGTTTTGCATACCAACCTGTgttcaaacatgaaaagcttTCAGCATCCTTATAGCCACTAATCCATCATGTCATGCATCTTTGCATGAAATAAATACAGTTGTAATAATTCTTAACAATACCATTACATGTTCAGAATATATACATTAAGGAGCAGAGGATATAATGTGACAAGAATTTGTTGACATAAAGATTAAAATGGTATTGAATTTTCATAAAGGTCTTTCAGGTTGAATCAGTGAAATGCTTCTTCAGTCTGCATCATAAGGCAACAACATTTGTACATGTTTTATGTAACAAAATGCTACTGCAAAATGACAGATATCAATTCCTTATTATCACACCTAAGTACATATGCTAACAGCTCTCACTAAATTGAGTTACTGCTCTGATACACAATCAAATAGCAATACCTCAATTGAAATTGCTCGACGCTGCCTTTCTCTGAAACCACAAATGGTTGCAGACAGATATCTGTAGATGAAGCATCCTTAGTAATGAGTATAAGAAAAGAGATACTGGTGTTCTAGGAAAATGTTTACAAAACCTCTTTGAGCTACCAAAGGAAAACATCTTTGTAAGTTATAAATAACAATTCTCAGAGGAGAAATTTTTCCCAGCTAATACTGTATAAACATAACTTCCTTGACCAAAAATTTATGTATGGATGGGAAATTCAAACCAGCTAGATGGCCAAGGACAATCCATACCCAACGAAAAAGCCTGCAAAATGTAATAACAGAACTGACAGTACTGCAACCCCGAAATCTCCAGAAAATATGCCCTGGATCCCAAAATTTGATGCATCGGTGATTGATGATTTTAGACGCACAACATTTTCTGAGAATACACtgcaattttgaaaaaaaaatcatgtgttATATTATGTGTAGATTAAAGAGAAGCAaaaattagtaaacaaaagaaagaatattTGCTCAAAACAGACCTGCTTGCTAGAAGTGAAGAAGATGACACCGCAAGAAGAGGAGCAAAGGGCGTAATAACTTTTACAATGGCAGGAAATTTGCTTTGCATGTAAGAACCCAACAAAATGGGAGCAACGACCACCTATAACCAATCAATTTTAAATCAGACAGGACAAGGTGAAGATCATAAGAATGGATAGCTTTTACCTGCAAAGTACTGATAGAAAGTGTCACGGCATCCACAGGGACATAGGTTCCAGCCAGCATTTTGGTCAAGGTAGGAGTGAGAAGCACTGCAGCTAGAGTGGTGCACACAGTCATCACAATGGATAATGGCACGTCTCCTTGGGCGATTAATGTCACCTGTGACGCTACTCCAAAGATAAAGATAAATAAATGGAAAAATCTTACAAAGTATTGTAATTGTAAGCAGGTGGTGCAGCATGCTCCTTAAAATTAAAATCCCTAATGCATATGTATGCAAGACATTAGTTTCAAATTGCTTTGATGTAGCAATATGTAGTGTTAAACCTCAGAGGTTTTAGGAGGATTAGGTTGCAAGCAATGCCAACATTGAAATGCATTGCCTCAATGATGATTTAGAAGGCTGAAAGCCTACAGAATTCAGGTTTATTAGGGTAGTTAACAGTACAGAAGAAGGGACAATAAGTTAGCTGTCAGTATTTTCTCCATTTCTTCTCATCACAACCTTTTCTTTTGGCGGTCTTATCCACCGAATACCATGCTACTCTAGTAAATCTAGCAGTCCAAATGAGTgtcaaaaaatccaaaattgTTCTTCTCTACCACTGAACTTTTTAAGGAAACATGGTGATGGAAAAAGTTTTGAATAAAAAGGTGATTAGAGAAATTGCAGAAATTTTGCACGTATATTGGAAGGCAAACGGTGATGCAGATTGGGTTGCTTTTTTCGCGGCTCATCACTCTGGAGGTTTCATCTGGACAGACCACGGAGCTGTGTCAATGCCTTTACGTagtattttgttttctgattttgttggttgtATCCACACCCGTCGAGTGTAAGccgccgatgtaccaaaaaaaggagaaattGCAGAAATTTTAGGAATCCACATTCACTCACCATCTTTCATATCTTGCATCTTCCATCTGGAGAACTATACTTTATCTAACCAATAAACACCACTTCATCTATTTGGATCAGCTAAATCAGTACTATTTTACTCTATGTTtttataacaacccaggacttcacccaaaatggctagctggaagatattatttgggtttcttgatcctgtataaatacccaagatctatccagcgaataaccgatgtgggactaaacacatgcccgcacgggtcctcacatactcccctcgttcaagccctgacgtcctcgtcaggctaagggttcatatccattcaaatctaatcacaaacaccacgatcggctcgtagtcaaccccaatggatccgtgctacagtgtcccctagtccacataggttatgggccaggtccgctctgatatcatttataacaacccaggacttcacccaaaatggctagccggaaggtattatttgggtttcttgatcctgtataagtactcaagatctatccagcgaataaccgatgtgggactaaacacacgcccgcacgggtcctcacagttTTATCGACAAGATTATCTTAAAAGCCCAACGTATGGACTTGACAATCTAAGAAACCATAAAGACATTTAATCGTTCAACAAAATTTTAAACAAATTTGATTGTCGAGGAAGTTCCTAGttctttgataaatttatttCACTAATCATTACCAGTTGCATTCGGCATTGTCCATTTGGAGAGCAAAGATAAATGATTTTAACCAACTAGGCATATCCAATCAATCTGTTGCCAGCCTCACAAATTCCTCATCAACATTATGACTTATCAACTGCTAAACCAAAAGCCAAAGCAATGTTGACTAGATCGTACAAAACAACCCTATACAGGTATAaccccctttttctttcctaGTCTTCCACTGAACTTTGAACTATTATCGGAACAAAAATCTCCTTCAGCCTATGTTGCACATCAAGATaacaattcttttttttcttttttgaagagTACATCAAGATAACAATTCAAACTACTTCTCACCACTTTATTTGTCATCGGTGCAACTTGTTAGCTTCCAGTCTTATACTTTTTTTCAAGTACCTCGCCATGCATCCTCCTTCCAATTCTCAAACATCTGGGATACCCATCTCATGTGCCCAGATCGTCTCCACTGGACAACATGCCAATCTATACAACACTAAGTTCTTTATTATCTTCCAATCCTTGAGGGGGGGCAAACTTTACCGATTAAGAAGCTGCAGTAACACGGTGGCAGAGCCACAAGCTCATTTTATTGCAGGAATGAAATGGGCAACCAAAGGCAAGATGAAGTAATCTCAGATGACTAACTGCTTAAGAAGCTGAATGGAAGTTGGCAACACATGCAATCAGCAAAATCATTAACCTACTGTATAAAGATGGTGGATGGTTAGATCCACTCTTAACATCTATTCGTACCTTACATTCATACAATCTTTCAAGATTACAAATACAACACTTGATGGTAGAGCAATTCATCAGAAAAAAAAGTGGATTGTTCAGAAAACCAGCAGATAAGCCCCAGTTGGATGATCTAAGATTGGTTTGAACTAAACGTCTTTGAGAAAATCCCACAACCATCTATTTGGAGGAAATATTTTGCCCAATTTTTTGTTAACAATAATTTGAAGTTGAGTACTGTCAATTTATAGCCAAAAACTGCACATGTTATTACATACAGGATTTGAGAAGTTCAGCAAGAAAGGATGGAGTTTTGAAGCTTTCTTGCAGCTTCTTTTTATGTAGTTGATGTCCTTAAAAGATTCTTCAGTTAAGAAGAACATAGTCTTCTAAGGAATGCCATACTGAAATAGTTGTTTTAGTATAATGTTAAGAATGATGCATAAATAATAGAAAGACTGGCTACATCATAATCAGTTTGTATTTATCTGCAATAGTATTTTGAATCTAGGTAAATCCTAATATCTTCTTCCTCACTTCACAAGGAAGAACATTTGGCCAGCCCCAAATTGATTCAGTATATAAAACAGAGTTTTGATGCAGAGAAACATGTCACCACACACAAATATGCATAAGAACTCAATATGTTGCCAGAAAAGCAATCTATATAAATTAAGACACAAAACAGCAATTATAATCACTCTATCAGCTTCAAGAAATCGAATAGTACATGCTCAAATGGCTACATGATTTGTTTTTGATGGGACTGTGGGATGGTGACAGCAAAAACTATGTCATAGGTCAATGAAACAAGCAAAGAATCAGAGTTATTCTATGAAGAAAAGCAAAGGCCAGATgaacaatgaaaatgaaaatgttaCCACATTGGATGCCATgaacaatgaaaatgaaaatattaccacATTGGATGCCGTTCCTCCAGGACAACATGCCAGCAGAATGAGACCAACTGAAAGGGATGGTGGAAGTGCAAGTGCTCTGCTAACTATAGCTCCAAAAGCTGGCATTATTGTGTATTGAGCAACACAACCAAACAGTATCTGACAATAAtacaaaaggaaaaataaaagaattgaAGAAAACACAGTAGGAGCAATCAGGTGTATTGAACATTGACAATATAACAGTCAGAAGAAGATTTTGATCAAATAGCAGCCATAAGATCATATAAGGAATCCTTATACATAATGAAGTTTGGTTTTGCCACATGACTAATCTGACAAATGGTACCACAGTAAGAAGCATATGATTCTTTAGTGACCTTCCAATAAAAGTTAGCAGCCACTCAGATGTAAAGCTTGACAGGGAATTGGGAATAGTTTCCATTttgggaaaaaaggaaaaaaaatcatagagGAGAAGGGATCTCTTGGTGTCCCCAAAACAAACAAATTTCGCAGCTTATCCCAGTCTTACACAATTTCTATATAAATATGTATTAGCAAATAACACAGTACATGGCTGCTTATACTGTACAAAAGATCAACATGCACTAGAAATCCTCCTTCCAGCCTCTCCAATTTTCCCTTTACTTGCAACCAAAGACCTAGCATAAAACTGTTTCATAAATTGCAAGCTTGCAACCTAAAGAAAATGCCTACGGAATGTAAATACAGCacttttccccttctttttccaAGCTAAGTGAAAGTTCTTAAGCTTGAGAGGAACTCAGGTACCATTAATCAACCtttaagtttctcataaacCAGCTAACATCTGAATTACATTGACACTCAGCCTACATGTTAAATAGAATGTCAATTTGCATGGGCACAAATGAGCTCGGCTCCCTTTAATCCTGATATAAGTTAGAATATATAAATCAACCATAGCCATGcataatttaatttctgtggATTAACTTCAAGATATTGCACAATTTTCATTAACCACCATACCTTTCTAAGAAAAGGCATACTGCATTGATGCCTATGAGATCATATTTTCAAGAAAGATAAAGCCTCTCTAAAAATGGGCATATTGCACCAAAAACCAAGAACCCAAAACTCCACTAAAAACTTCATCTTTAATTGCAAAACAACATCAGATATCTAACACATATATGTGCACTCAGTTTTCTTGAATAACTTAAAAAGCTATTCTAGAAATGTCAAGGAAGGCCACGTCGTTCTTAAATAAGCACAACTGCATTAGAAACCAAGAATGCAAAATTCCAACCGAGACCATCTTTAATTGTATAATAATATCAGGAAACCAACACAGAGCTCACATTCAATTTTCTAACCATAAACTTTAAGAAATTCTCCAATGTTCaagaaagatcaaatctttcCGAAATAGGCATCAAATCCATGCATGCAAACGTCCAAGAAATATCAAATATTTCCAGAATGGGCATACTTCATCTTTTTTAATTCCAAAGCAACATCATGCGTCGTAATCCGAaaagtcaaaaagaagaagaagaaaagataatcAAGAGGCTAAAGTTTCTTATGACTCACAGAGAAAGGCCTTTGGCGTAGGAGGGAAAAGAATTCCCTCAGCTCCAGGGTAAGGCCCATAGCCAACATTATAAAACCCAGAGAGAAGCTATATGAGGCGGGCCCCCGCTCCACGAACCACGAGAAAGCCGAGGGCTTTACGCAGGCAACGGCGCCTCCGAAGGTCACGTAAAGCGGGTACAGACTAGCCGCGGTCGATAGCATCTTCTCCCATACGGGTTTAACCGGCGAGGCCGGGTCCGGGGTTCCGGCGAGGGATTTGACGGTGAGGAGCTTTGGAGGGCGATAAAAATTGGATCTTGGAGGGCGGAGAGCGAGCAATTTGGCTTGGCGTTTGTGGTTGGGGATCAAGGGTTGGATGGAAAGGCGGAGAGACATTGACAGCAGCAGCAGAAGCGAAACAGAGAGATGATAGGCAGTATGCGCTGTCTACCGTTCTCAGGAGAAGATTTGGTGAGGCTGAGATGTGCTTTGTAGACCGTGCAACAAGAAATGGTACATGTATGGGAGACACGTGTGAACCAAGACCTTGCGGCGCAAAAGCGTGGAAAGGTCTGTACCACTGGATTCTTAATTTAACTCTTATTTTATGTTTAGCCTCTAAATGAACTACATAATTACATTTGTTTTTTCAAATATCCTTGGGTTTGTTTAATAGCTCTTGTTTTCCAACTACTTACAAGTTTTAGTGAAAATCTCTAAATGGTGTTGTGTGTCACAGGCTCATaatctaaaagcttaaactatgAAAAAAACAATTAGTTCGGACAAATAAACTCATATAGCATCCTTTTTGTTAATCGATGTAGGACTATAATAATTTATCCCACTCAATCTTATCATAGTTGTCTCTTACTTAAGAGGAGAGGCCTACTTATAGCTTAGGTCCTACTTAACCTTACTAGATCCATCTCACTTTTATATTCTTTAGTGGGAGCCTATACGATTACTAAGGGTAGTCAAATTTACTGTGCATAGCTCTAATACCACTTATTACAGGTTCGATATTTTCCCAAGCACCCATGCGGCATTAAAAAGCTATGCTTGCCTGCAATAGTCTTTAAATCAGCTGATCGCCCTAACTCCTCAAGTTAGAACTCTAAGAAAGAGAGGAGCACAAACACGGGAGAAAGTAGAATTTGGGATAATGAAGAGTAGTATTCTACTAAAACACTCGTGCTTAATGATTTGACCAACgagaccctttttttttttttgtagactCTACCAGATATAATAAATGGTTAGCAATTACACAAGTGTTACAATTTAAATGGTTCGGATCATTCTTTAGCCTCattttaatagaaaaaaaatgaacaccCAATGTTGCATGGCATGGGATTTGTCATCGAAAGGTAATTTGTTACGATTGATCTATTATTCCCTCCAAAACAGATCAAGAAACCTGCCATTTTCTTAACCAGAATCTCAGAACAAATACATATTAGGAATTACCACAATGATAAAGTTGACGTTTACAAGTTACTGACTGTatttgtttctttattttttctggTAGACTATCTTTTGGTTGCATATAATTTGCATAATTCGAATTGCCGATCACTTATTCCCACATGCAGCTCTAATGTTACTGTTAGGAAGAAAGCATTGGCCTCAAAATCTTCAATCTTAATAAACAGGAACCGAGCCATGGTCATGGCATCAACCAATAATGatctaaaaaagaaataatgatCTGGCAGCAGCAGCAAACATCAACCTCTGCTGTGATCTCTTAGATTAGTAGCTCGTTACACTCAATTGTCTGTCAGTGAGAATTCTATGACTCGCCATCTACCTTGGCATTTCATTGAGCTGCCATCACTGTACCTGTCACTCCCAGCGGTATCTCAGCGAGAGTGTTGTAGTTCCTTCAACCACTTAACAATTAACAAGCAGAGGTGATCAAATTAAGCAGCTGTGGTGAAGCTTATTCAATCATGCTAGGATTCAGGAATCATGTTCGCATAGAAGTCATTCATGTTCTTGGTAGACTGGTCCCAGAATTTGAATGCTTTTGAATCATGTATGGGTGGTTTACAGGATTGTACAATGATAGGGCTTTGTGATTGCTTATAGGTGGTCCTGCTTTTAGCTTCCACTGCAACCTGCCTATTTGCAAGCTCAATGATGCTTACTGTTTTCTCACCCCTCAAAAAGAACTGATGAATTCTGTTTGGAGCAGAGAGACAGAGTATCagtcatataattttttttcctgcaACTCTTGTTTTCTCCAGTAACTATTCTAAAACAAAAGCTGCACAGGTGATTGTTTAATAattgagtctctctctctctctctctctctcactcactcactctctcaaaTCTGCTCCTTAGCTAAGAAATGATGAACTGCCTCTAAGATTTGTATTGCCAATGAAATGGAGATTTGCATTAGAATAAAACCAATGCTCGTGAATAAGAACGTGTGCACAAGGTTAAGACCATATGAGATGATGTTGGCAAATATAAGGTGTCTAGTGAGAGCCAAAGATTATGATAGAAGTGATACTGAGGAAATATATTTATGTAGTACCATGATTTGGAATGAAGAGCAGAGCATACGACAATCCTAAGTTGGACTTGTGTTTGCATTAATGCATCAGGAACGTGAAGGTGGAAAGTTAAGAAAGTTTAATTTCCctgtatttaaaatttattacaataaagaaaagaatggaCTGAAAGGTGATGAATGATTCAGAAAATTACCCTACTAAATGGTGTCGATTTGATCATCGATATTAAGCACCTTACTGTTCACCAAGCAATCTCATTTTATTATCCAAGATgggtatacatacacaca from the Phoenix dactylifera cultivar Barhee BC4 chromosome 14, palm_55x_up_171113_PBpolish2nd_filt_p, whole genome shotgun sequence genome contains:
- the LOC103701285 gene encoding probable sodium/metabolite cotransporter BASS1, chloroplastic isoform X1 yields the protein MSLRLSIQPLIPNHKRQAKLLALRPPRSNFYRPPKLLTVKSLAGTPDPASPVKPVWEKMLSTAASLYPLYVTFGGAVACVKPSAFSWFVERGPASYSFSLGFIMLAMGLTLELREFFSLLRQRPFSILFGCVAQYTIMPAFGAIVSRALALPPSLSVGLILLACCPGGTASNVVTLIAQGDVPLSIVMTVCTTLAAVLLTPTLTKMLAGTYVPVDAVTLSISTLQVVVAPILLGSYMQSKFPAIVKVITPFAPLLAVSSSSLLASSVFSENVVRLKSSITDASNFGIQGIFSGDFGVAVLSVLLLHFAGFFVGYLSATICGFRERQRRAISIEVGMQNSSLGVVLATAHFSSPLVALPPALSAVLMNIMGSTLGFIWRYLDPSDMKNGHKTKSD
- the LOC103701285 gene encoding sodium/pyruvate cotransporter BASS2, chloroplastic-like isoform X2 → MSLRLSIQPLIPNHKRQAKLLALRPPRSNFYRPPKLLTVKSLAGTPDPASPVKPVWEKMLSTAASLYPLYVTFGGAVACVKPSAFSWFVERGPASYSFSLGFIMLAMGLTLELREFFSLLRQRPFSILFGCVAQYTIMPAFGAIVSRALALPPSLSVGLILLACCPGGTASNVVTLIAQGDVPLSIVMTVCTTLAAVLLTPTLTKMLAGTYVPVDAVTLSISTLQVVVAPILLGSYMQSKFPAIVKVITPFAPLLAVSSSSLLASSVFSENVVRLKSSITDASNFGIQGIFSGDFGVAVLSVLLLHFAGFFVGSKRFCKHFPRTPVSLFLYSLLRMLHLQISVCNHLWFQRKAASSNFN